A genomic stretch from Amphiura filiformis unplaced genomic scaffold, Afil_fr2py scaffold_30, whole genome shotgun sequence includes:
- the LOC140143855 gene encoding uncharacterized protein, whose translation MPGFTTTGGTLPVNVIVSKLRPDIVIINTEKKYAHLVELTVPFEQNISKAHERKTQKYTDLISDISGNGFTCNLTCIEIGSRGLVTPDTTKRISNIFSFVKAKPPRSIKKDLSKLAILSSYTIWNARHEPTWGSSDQPHLKL comes from the coding sequence ATGCCTGGTTTTACTACCACCGGTGGCACTCTTCCTGTCAATGTCATAGTCTCAAAACTCCGTCCAGATATTGTTATAATCAACACTGAAAAGAAATATGCCCACTTGGTTGAGTTGACAGTtccgtttgaacaaaatattagtAAGGCTCATGAACGCAAAACTCAAAAATATACCGACCTCATATCAGATATTTCCGGCAATGGCTTTACCTGCAATCTCACCTGCATAGAAATCGGGTCACGTGGTTTGGTTACACCCGATACCACCAAAAGGATTTCCAATATCTTCTCCTTTGTCAAAGCCAAACCACCCAGGTCAATTAAAAAGGACCTAAGCAAACTTGCTATCCTCTCCAGTTACACTATCTGGAATGCCCGTCATGAACCGACATGGGGCTCATCTGATCAACCTCATCTCAAGCTTTAG